In Oscillatoria acuminata PCC 6304, a single window of DNA contains:
- a CDS encoding PAS domain S-box protein has protein sequence MGSIFSRYRLRIPLQVLLNVPLVLLLVLTVGLTNSLFLNRSHQAISLIAHQLMTKAGDRVDLYLDNYLSLAEQINQSNVNAVEFERLNPQNLEEIERQLIWEISSFHQIPYIVYANEQGDARIASNIQGQMTLGVIHHSSGPTLQQYTIDANGQPSREPQQTEMLPSDWDVRERPWYLAAKQQQGPTWTPTFQRWDSQELAINASWPIKDPITQKLTGVFGINLPFTPLNQFLQKIKIGVSGVIFIIEPDGKLVASSTGESPLSKSSSGVIQRKWAQESSHSLVRSTSDYVLSNLPNSSQGEPLHNWRFMEQGQRYFAHSLPYQNVENGLKWRIVTVIPEADLMGPLNESFKQSMGLGVLAVMVAVAIGTWLTQRIARPIILLSQTAATLAHGDLERNLDENLPIQELAAMARSFNQMSAQLRAAFAHLQTNLRESEARYATIFRHSPDTIAITDVQNRRLLDVNNAFLELSGYEYDEIINHSSKDFNLIVNPEEADSIRQQLKESGVVKNYELHWRAKSGEIKISLVSCEIIQLDGAPVILSIMKDIGERKAIETALRESEERFREIIQTIGQMFFVRSATTGEFIYISPAYEEIWGRSCESLYQDANSWTEAIYPEDLALVEASVAEQFTGKSVGREYRIRRPDGEIRWIFAQISLLQDEAGNPNRFIGFAEDITSRKALELALTASEHKLNDILNSSIAAIVRIRILNNRDWDIDYLSAGCETVFGYTPQDFLQDKSIWMARIVPEDIENVILPLFDQILQITSSTFEYRFQHKGGDLRYLSARYTSRFEPQENCWFVTQLTVDITDRKQAEAALKQSEEQYRRIVETANEGIWSIDAQDCTNFINPKMAELLGYTPEEMLGKSLLYFMDEAEKQEAREKLERRRQGIVEQHDFLFYGKNGAPLWTLLSATPIFNEAGEYIGSLAMVTDISTRKQAEQALARKTQQEHLLNQVIQAIHQSLDLGTIFSTATTGIAKLMDFERASIVRYLPKQGVWTHLYSYNNDSELPEVVAEDIPDEGNPFAAQLKQLQVVVVDTSTIEDPINQELARDRQGAWLLVPLAVNGRIWGSLSLWSPKQLPWQKEEIELARRVVEPLGIAIHQANLYQESQEAQAAFRDSESRLRLALEVSNTIAWERDLKTNQIVFSATTVDSVPQVMSYPEYLALVHPEDREELQSLNEAAIRQGGGFKTEYRINFPPSYLEWRWIQVHAQVVTDVSGISNRMIGMSIDMTDRKQSEEILKITLNRLQNLARAVPGNIYSLVQHPDGSLEFEYINQAIEEILEIPLKQIFRNVESAIINSIHPEDKAGYFAASQSCRELLKVFKHEWRIITPSGKIKWLQGNSQPEQRENGDIVWHGIILDVSDRKLVEEKLRHSQNALLEAQRIAHLGNWSFNLLTQKVLWSEETFRIFGFESEAIEPTYHEFLQRIHPEDLPEFPGNVESLFAPEFLEKHEFRIFLPDGTLHYILAKGQPIFNESGERVEFFGTVQDITTAKLAEQELRESEEKFRQLAENIQEVFFIVNQSGQMIYISPAYEEIWGRSCESLYENPRDWLESVHPEEREDIRRRLISQITEGTDFDETYRIVQTQGEIRWIRARSFPIQSPSGESYRFVGIAEDITDRKQAESAVQESESTLRSFFNSASMLMGIVELYPDDILHLTDNLATAQFFGTTTEAMKNRFAKEMGVTKAALEMWLGHYRAAQRTGMPVKFEYKHLTPGGEKWLSASVCPIFGITSDRPRFSYIVEDITDRKQAEFTLQEREKILRNLGDNLDKGLIYQLVREPDGRYHFSYISAGIKRLIGLEPEAIIADAALLHHRIAPEDKALNEQLTEESFQNLTPFQMQMRKYTQDGKIQWSQLRSVPRRLEDGRTIWDGIEMDITELKQIQDELQQAKEKAEAANQAKSEFLANMSHEIRTPMNAILGFCELLKGMMNEPQHQSYLQTIATSGQTLLALINDILDLSKIESGKLELNYEPVLIRALVGDIQQIFAQKAEAKGLGIFIDISESVPDGIVFDEVRLRQILFNVVGNALKFTEQGFVTIHLNANWSRSRDPFHLCLELAVSDTGIGIASSRQEQIFEAFIQNDGTTTRKYGGTGLGLAITKRLTEMLGGTIHLSSQLHRGSTFTFVFPEVEIARTEIGKIESAPVDENLEQFQPGTILIVDDVPSNLELIAGYFGKTKHQLLFARDGREAIEQAIATQPDLILLDLWMPEFNGIEVAQFLKNNPGTQKIPIVVVTASSRSSDEALVQSVCEGFLRKPLMRSQLVSLLKSILPREEGENALRLCSPIQPILAPGEPLDQNVGKLPALLEQLRQEEETTWPMLSQTMKRRDLRNFSDRLHAWGLEYQCQALLDYATSLQTQIATFDWERLPKTLEKFPEVRRSLL, from the coding sequence ATGGGATCTATCTTTTCAAGATATCGATTGAGAATCCCGCTGCAAGTCCTCTTAAATGTGCCGCTTGTTCTGCTATTAGTCTTGACCGTCGGACTGACCAATTCTCTATTTTTGAATCGCAGTCATCAGGCCATCAGTTTGATTGCCCATCAGTTAATGACGAAAGCCGGGGATAGGGTGGATTTGTATTTGGACAACTATCTCTCTCTAGCCGAACAGATTAACCAGAGTAATGTGAATGCCGTTGAGTTTGAGCGTCTAAACCCGCAGAATTTAGAGGAGATAGAACGCCAGTTAATCTGGGAAATTTCCAGCTTCCATCAGATTCCCTATATTGTTTATGCCAATGAACAAGGGGATGCCAGAATTGCCAGTAATATTCAGGGTCAGATGACCCTGGGGGTGATACATCATTCCTCGGGTCCGACGCTTCAGCAATATACAATTGATGCTAACGGGCAACCGAGCCGAGAACCGCAACAAACCGAAATGCTGCCATCAGATTGGGATGTTCGAGAACGTCCCTGGTATCTCGCAGCCAAACAGCAACAAGGACCTACCTGGACTCCTACCTTTCAACGGTGGGATAGCCAAGAGTTAGCAATTAATGCGAGTTGGCCGATTAAGGACCCGATTACTCAAAAACTGACCGGAGTTTTTGGGATTAATTTACCCTTTACCCCACTTAATCAGTTTTTACAAAAAATTAAAATAGGGGTGTCTGGGGTTATTTTTATCATAGAACCCGATGGAAAATTAGTTGCGAGTTCCACCGGGGAATCCCCTCTTAGTAAAAGTTCTTCGGGAGTTATTCAGCGGAAATGGGCGCAGGAAAGTTCTCATTCTTTGGTGCGATCAACCAGTGACTATGTACTTTCAAATCTTCCGAATTCGAGTCAAGGAGAACCCCTCCATAACTGGCGTTTTATGGAGCAAGGTCAACGTTATTTTGCTCATAGTCTGCCCTATCAAAATGTAGAAAATGGGCTGAAGTGGAGGATTGTCACGGTTATCCCGGAAGCGGATTTAATGGGACCGTTGAATGAATCTTTTAAACAGAGCATGGGGTTGGGAGTCTTAGCCGTCATGGTGGCTGTAGCCATTGGGACCTGGTTGACTCAGCGGATTGCTCGACCCATTATCCTCCTGAGTCAAACCGCTGCCACCTTAGCTCATGGAGATTTGGAGCGGAATCTGGATGAAAATTTGCCCATTCAGGAACTGGCGGCGATGGCGCGATCGTTCAATCAAATGTCGGCACAATTGCGCGCTGCCTTTGCTCATCTCCAGACCAATTTGCGCGAGTCCGAAGCACGATATGCTACGATTTTTCGCCATAGTCCCGATACGATTGCCATTACCGATGTCCAAAATAGACGCTTGCTGGATGTTAATAACGCTTTTTTAGAATTATCGGGCTATGAATATGATGAAATTATCAATCACTCCTCAAAAGACTTCAATCTGATTGTTAACCCCGAGGAAGCTGATAGCATCCGGCAACAACTGAAGGAAAGTGGGGTCGTTAAAAATTACGAATTGCACTGGCGGGCTAAATCCGGAGAGATTAAAATTTCTCTGGTTTCTTGTGAAATCATCCAACTGGATGGAGCGCCGGTGATTCTTTCTATTATGAAAGATATTGGTGAACGCAAAGCCATTGAAACAGCTTTGCGCGAGAGTGAAGAACGCTTTCGGGAGATTATCCAAACAATTGGACAGATGTTTTTCGTGCGATCGGCCACCACCGGAGAGTTTATTTATATTAGTCCGGCTTACGAAGAAATCTGGGGACGAAGCTGTGAAAGTTTGTATCAAGATGCTAACTCTTGGACAGAAGCAATTTATCCAGAAGACCTCGCTCTTGTAGAGGCTTCTGTAGCGGAACAATTTACCGGAAAGTCGGTGGGAAGAGAATATCGGATCCGGCGACCCGATGGGGAAATTCGTTGGATTTTTGCTCAAATTAGTCTCTTGCAGGATGAAGCGGGTAACCCGAATCGATTCATCGGGTTTGCGGAAGATATTACTTCTCGCAAAGCGCTGGAACTCGCACTCACCGCCTCAGAACACAAGTTAAATGATATTCTCAATAGCTCGATCGCCGCGATCGTCCGAATTAGAATCTTAAATAATCGAGACTGGGATATTGATTATTTATCTGCCGGTTGTGAAACCGTTTTTGGCTATACCCCCCAAGACTTTTTGCAGGACAAATCCATTTGGATGGCTCGAATCGTCCCGGAAGATATAGAGAACGTTATTTTACCGTTATTTGACCAGATTCTTCAAATAACAAGTAGCACTTTTGAGTATCGATTCCAGCACAAAGGGGGTGACCTGCGCTACTTATCGGCCCGATATACCTCGCGATTTGAACCCCAGGAAAACTGCTGGTTTGTTACCCAGCTTACGGTGGATATTACCGATCGCAAGCAAGCGGAAGCAGCCCTCAAACAGAGTGAAGAACAATACCGCCGCATCGTGGAAACGGCCAATGAAGGAATTTGGAGCATTGATGCCCAAGACTGCACCAATTTTATCAATCCCAAAATGGCTGAACTTCTGGGATATACCCCGGAAGAAATGCTAGGAAAATCCCTCCTTTATTTTATGGATGAAGCAGAAAAACAAGAGGCCCGAGAAAAATTAGAACGGCGCAGACAAGGAATCGTTGAGCAGCATGACTTCCTGTTCTACGGCAAAAATGGTGCGCCCCTTTGGACCCTGCTCTCGGCGACGCCAATTTTTAATGAAGCGGGAGAGTATATCGGGAGTTTGGCAATGGTGACTGACATCAGCACCCGCAAACAAGCTGAACAGGCCCTAGCGCGAAAAACCCAACAGGAACACCTTTTAAACCAGGTGATTCAAGCAATCCATCAATCCCTCGATTTAGGTACTATCTTCTCCACCGCCACCACCGGGATTGCAAAATTGATGGATTTTGAGCGCGCTTCCATTGTGCGTTATCTCCCTAAACAAGGGGTCTGGACTCATTTATATTCCTATAATAACGACTCGGAATTACCAGAAGTAGTCGCTGAAGATATCCCCGATGAAGGCAATCCCTTTGCCGCACAACTCAAACAACTGCAAGTGGTGGTGGTGGATACCAGTACCATTGAGGACCCAATTAATCAAGAATTGGCCCGCGATCGCCAAGGAGCTTGGTTATTAGTTCCCCTCGCCGTGAATGGTAGAATCTGGGGTTCCCTGAGCTTATGGAGTCCAAAACAGCTCCCTTGGCAGAAGGAAGAAATCGAACTCGCTCGTCGCGTCGTGGAACCCTTGGGCATTGCGATTCATCAAGCGAATCTCTATCAGGAAAGTCAAGAAGCTCAGGCAGCTTTTCGAGACAGTGAATCGCGATTACGGTTAGCTTTAGAAGTTTCCAATACCATTGCTTGGGAACGAGACCTCAAAACCAATCAAATCGTCTTCTCGGCTACAACGGTTGATTCAGTTCCTCAAGTGATGTCCTACCCAGAATACCTCGCCCTAGTTCATCCTGAAGATCGAGAAGAATTGCAAAGTTTAAATGAAGCCGCAATTCGCCAAGGCGGAGGGTTTAAAACAGAATATCGAATTAATTTTCCCCCGAGTTATCTGGAATGGCGGTGGATTCAGGTCCATGCTCAGGTAGTCACCGATGTCAGCGGAATCTCCAATCGCATGATCGGAATGTCCATTGATATGACCGATCGCAAGCAGTCTGAAGAAATCTTAAAAATCACTTTAAATCGGCTGCAAAACCTGGCCAGGGCAGTACCGGGCAATATTTATTCTCTAGTTCAACATCCCGATGGTTCCCTAGAATTTGAATATATTAATCAGGCCATTGAAGAAATTTTAGAAATTCCCTTAAAACAAATCTTTAGAAACGTGGAATCTGCTATTATCAACAGCATTCATCCCGAAGATAAAGCGGGATATTTTGCGGCATCTCAATCCTGCCGCGAACTGTTGAAAGTGTTTAAACATGAATGGCGAATTATTACGCCTTCGGGGAAAATTAAATGGCTCCAAGGCAACTCGCAACCGGAGCAACGAGAAAATGGGGATATAGTCTGGCATGGAATCATTTTAGATGTCAGCGATCGCAAATTAGTCGAGGAAAAACTTCGCCATAGTCAAAATGCTTTACTCGAAGCGCAGCGCATCGCTCATCTAGGAAACTGGTCCTTTAATCTGCTCACGCAAAAGGTCCTCTGGTCTGAAGAAACCTTTCGGATTTTCGGATTTGAATCCGAAGCGATCGAACCCACTTATCACGAATTTTTACAGCGAATTCACCCGGAGGATTTACCTGAGTTTCCTGGGAATGTTGAGAGTCTGTTCGCCCCAGAGTTCCTCGAAAAACATGAATTTCGGATTTTTTTACCCGATGGCACTCTGCACTATATCCTCGCCAAAGGGCAGCCCATTTTCAATGAATCCGGAGAAAGAGTCGAATTCTTTGGCACAGTCCAAGACATCACTACAGCTAAACTGGCGGAGCAGGAATTACGGGAAAGCGAAGAAAAATTCCGACAACTTGCTGAAAATATTCAAGAAGTTTTCTTTATCGTGAATCAATCCGGCCAAATGATTTATATCAGTCCGGCTTATGAAGAAATTTGGGGCCGGAGTTGCGAAAGTTTATATGAAAATCCTCGGGATTGGTTAGAATCGGTTCACCCAGAGGAGCGCGAGGATATCCGCCGAAGATTAATTTCCCAAATTACCGAAGGAACCGATTTCGATGAAACCTACCGCATCGTGCAAACCCAGGGAGAAATCCGCTGGATTCGGGCGCGGTCCTTTCCTATCCAAAGTCCATCCGGGGAATCCTACCGCTTTGTGGGAATTGCCGAAGATATCACCGATCGCAAACAGGCAGAGTCAGCGGTCCAGGAGAGCGAATCCACCCTCCGGAGTTTCTTTAATAGTGCCTCAATGTTGATGGGAATTGTGGAACTTTATCCCGATGATATTCTACATTTGACCGACAATTTAGCCACCGCCCAATTTTTTGGGACAACCACCGAAGCGATGAAAAATCGCTTCGCCAAGGAGATGGGTGTTACCAAAGCAGCACTGGAGATGTGGTTGGGTCACTATCGCGCGGCACAACGCACAGGAATGCCCGTAAAATTTGAGTACAAGCATCTCACCCCTGGGGGTGAAAAATGGCTATCTGCCAGCGTTTGTCCAATTTTCGGAATCACAAGCGATCGCCCGAGATTTTCCTACATTGTCGAGGATATCACCGATCGCAAACAAGCTGAGTTCACCCTCCAAGAACGAGAAAAGATTCTCCGAAACCTAGGGGACAACCTCGATAAAGGGCTGATTTATCAGTTGGTCCGCGAACCCGATGGACGGTATCATTTTTCTTATATCAGTGCCGGAATTAAGCGTTTAATTGGACTGGAACCGGAGGCAATTATAGCGGATGCCGCCTTATTGCACCACCGCATTGCTCCCGAAGATAAAGCATTGAATGAGCAGCTTACGGAAGAATCCTTTCAAAATTTGACTCCCTTCCAAATGCAGATGAGGAAGTACACCCAGGACGGTAAAATTCAATGGTCTCAACTGCGTTCAGTGCCGCGTCGCTTGGAGGATGGACGCACCATTTGGGATGGGATTGAAATGGATATCACGGAACTCAAACAAATCCAAGATGAACTGCAACAGGCGAAGGAAAAAGCGGAAGCGGCCAACCAAGCCAAAAGCGAGTTTTTGGCCAATATGAGTCACGAAATTCGCACCCCGATGAATGCTATCTTAGGATTTTGCGAATTACTCAAAGGAATGATGAATGAGCCACAACATCAGTCTTATCTTCAGACCATTGCAACGAGTGGCCAAACCTTGCTCGCCCTAATTAATGATATTCTGGATCTGTCTAAAATTGAATCAGGGAAACTAGAATTAAACTATGAACCTGTATTAATTCGAGCTTTAGTTGGGGATATCCAGCAGATTTTCGCTCAGAAGGCAGAAGCCAAGGGTCTGGGGATATTTATTGATATTAGCGAATCGGTTCCGGATGGGATTGTCTTTGATGAAGTCCGCTTGCGGCAAATTCTCTTTAATGTGGTGGGTAATGCCCTTAAATTTACGGAACAGGGGTTTGTGACGATTCATTTGAATGCTAATTGGTCCAGGTCCCGCGACCCGTTCCACCTGTGTTTAGAGTTGGCGGTGTCTGATACCGGGATTGGGATAGCATCCAGTCGCCAAGAACAGATTTTTGAGGCGTTTATTCAAAACGATGGGACAACAACTCGCAAGTATGGCGGCACCGGGTTGGGATTAGCCATTACCAAACGACTCACAGAAATGCTGGGAGGAACGATTCACTTAAGTAGTCAACTCCATCGCGGCAGTACCTTTACCTTTGTCTTTCCCGAGGTAGAAATTGCTAGGACCGAGATTGGAAAAATCGAGTCTGCACCTGTTGATGAAAATTTAGAGCAGTTCCAACCAGGGACGATTTTAATTGTGGATGATGTCCCGTCGAATTTGGAGTTAATTGCGGGTTATTTTGGCAAAACGAAGCACCAACTGTTGTTTGCTCGGGATGGCCGGGAAGCCATTGAACAGGCGATCGCCACCCAACCGGATCTGATTTTACTGGATTTGTGGATGCCTGAGTTCAACGGCATCGAAGTGGCACAATTTCTCAAGAACAACCCAGGAACCCAGAAAATACCGATTGTAGTAGTCACCGCTTCCTCGCGATCGAGTGATGAAGCCCTCGTGCAATCGGTATGCGAAGGGTTTCTCCGCAAACCGTTGATGCGATCGCAACTGGTTTCCCTGTTAAAGAGTATTTTACCCCGGGAAGAAGGGGAAAACGCCTTGAGGCTTTGTTCCCCAATTCAGCCAATTTTGGCCCCGGGAGAACCCCTTGATCAGAATGTAGGGAAATTGCCCGCCCTACTTGAACAACTCCGTCAGGAAGAAGAAACAACCTGGCCCATGTTGTCTCAAACCATGAAACGGCGTGACTTAAGAAACTTTAGCGATCGCTTGCACGCTTGGGGGTTAGAATATCAATGTCAGGCACTCTTGGACTATGCGACGAGTCTCCAAACCCAGATAGCCACCTTTGACTGGGAACGCCTGCCTAAAACCCTAGAAAAATTTCCCGAGGTTAGACGTTCATTATTATGA
- a CDS encoding response regulator, with the protein MLLFKPEDCLILVVDDVRQNLQVIGEILEMAGYEATFAPSGQQALSRVKTAHPDLILLDLMMPEMSGLEVCEILKNDPKFSEIPIIFLTASNEVDNLLQAFKKGANDYITKPFRSEEILVRIEAQLTNQKLKKKLEEKNQELEAEIEVRRRTEEALQQAIELANAANRAKSNFLANMSHELRTPLNAILGFTQLLTHSSNLTQEQKNHLSIIHRSGDHLLKLINDILDLSKEDEGEINLTEFILKDMLVELEEMFGLKLREKGLKLEILVENRVPLTIESDRIKLRQILINLLSNAIKFTFSGGIKLRVNAILDPEKTWLSFEITDTGIGMTSEDLSKLFQPFLQTETGLVNLEGTGLGLVICRKYVRLLGGDITVSSEPDVGTTFKFQIVVNPVESTDSSPGQNWSPRVRAIAPNQPLYRILVADDEATNREVLTTMLSSVGFDVKEATNGQEALEIYHSFEPHLIWMDVRMSILDGCEAAQQIKATCQKSIPTIIAVTSSVFEEDKASILSAGYDDFLIKPIRESKVFEKISKHLGVSYIYEEMTSILSDHLRSRETQWKNLIKLPTSVICDLEYATLALDDERLNRLVSEIPSECGELAQIIRDCLENFDYHTILEAIKSAKAERFANSHFSSEWMMQITQAVYTADLNEIKQLIAQIAPENQELAAQLEYYLAHLDYQNILRAISEIEETPPPN; encoded by the coding sequence ATGTTGCTATTTAAACCCGAAGATTGTTTAATTTTAGTGGTAGATGATGTCAGACAAAATCTCCAAGTCATTGGTGAAATACTAGAAATGGCGGGGTATGAAGCCACTTTTGCCCCTAGCGGTCAACAAGCTCTATCTCGGGTAAAAACCGCCCATCCGGATCTAATTCTTCTAGATTTGATGATGCCAGAGATGAGCGGACTAGAAGTGTGTGAAATCTTAAAAAACGACCCTAAGTTTAGCGAAATTCCGATTATTTTTCTCACCGCTAGTAATGAGGTAGACAATTTACTCCAAGCCTTCAAAAAAGGGGCTAATGATTATATTACGAAGCCTTTTCGGTCTGAGGAAATTTTGGTTAGGATTGAAGCCCAGTTAACCAATCAAAAACTCAAGAAAAAGCTAGAAGAAAAAAATCAGGAACTTGAGGCGGAAATTGAGGTTCGGCGACGCACGGAAGAAGCCCTGCAACAGGCTATAGAGTTAGCGAATGCGGCGAATCGGGCTAAAAGTAACTTTCTGGCGAACATGAGTCATGAGTTGCGGACTCCTCTGAATGCAATTCTCGGGTTCACTCAATTGTTGACGCATAGTTCTAACCTGACCCAGGAGCAAAAAAATCATTTAAGTATTATTCATCGCAGTGGTGACCATCTTCTCAAGTTAATTAATGATATTTTAGATTTGTCCAAGGAAGACGAAGGGGAAATTAATTTAACGGAATTTATCTTAAAAGATATGTTGGTCGAACTTGAAGAAATGTTTGGCCTCAAACTTCGAGAAAAAGGACTGAAGCTAGAAATTTTAGTAGAAAATAGAGTTCCTCTTACAATTGAAAGTGACCGAATAAAATTGCGGCAAATTCTAATAAATCTTCTGAGCAATGCCATTAAATTCACCTTCTCTGGAGGCATTAAATTGCGGGTAAATGCCATCTTAGATCCGGAAAAGACCTGGTTAAGTTTTGAAATAACCGATACCGGCATCGGGATGACTTCCGAGGACCTCAGCAAGCTATTCCAACCTTTTTTACAGACGGAAACGGGCCTGGTCAACCTCGAAGGGACGGGACTCGGGTTAGTGATTTGCCGGAAATATGTGCGCCTGTTAGGGGGAGATATTACGGTCAGTTCTGAACCCGATGTGGGAACTACATTTAAGTTTCAAATCGTCGTTAATCCCGTGGAATCAACGGACTCCTCTCCAGGGCAAAATTGGTCCCCGCGAGTCCGGGCGATCGCCCCCAACCAACCCCTTTATCGGATTTTGGTAGCTGATGACGAAGCCACGAACCGGGAAGTCCTGACCACCATGCTTTCATCCGTGGGATTTGATGTAAAAGAAGCCACAAATGGTCAAGAAGCCCTAGAAATTTACCACAGTTTTGAACCCCATTTAATCTGGATGGATGTGCGAATGTCCATTCTGGATGGATGCGAAGCGGCCCAACAAATTAAAGCAACTTGTCAAAAGTCTATCCCCACCATTATCGCAGTAACCTCCAGTGTGTTTGAGGAAGATAAAGCGTCTATTTTATCCGCTGGATATGATGATTTCTTAATTAAACCGATTCGAGAGTCTAAAGTATTTGAAAAAATTTCTAAACATTTAGGGGTTTCTTACATTTATGAAGAAATGACCTCTATTTTAAGTGATCACTTGCGCTCAAGAGAAACCCAATGGAAAAATTTAATAAAATTACCCACTTCCGTGATTTGTGACCTGGAATATGCAACTTTAGCCCTAGATGATGAACGACTCAATCGCTTGGTTTCAGAAATCCCTTCAGAATGCGGTGAATTAGCACAAATTATTCGAGATTGTCTAGAAAATTTTGATTACCATACCATTTTGGAAGCGATTAAATCCGCTAAAGCTGAACGGTTTGCTAACTCCCACTTCAGCAGCGAATGGATGATGCAGATAACCCAGGCTGTCTACACGGCTGATCTCAATGAAATCAAGCAACTGATTGCTCAAATTGCCCCGGAAAACCAGGAATTAGCCGCACAGTTAGAATATTATTTAGCGCATTTAGATTATCAAAATATTCTCCGGGCCATCTCAGAGATTGAGGAAACCCCACCTCCAAATTAA
- the codA gene encoding cytosine deaminase: protein MVEGDRLILRDCRLLTGERVDIQVEQGTIAAIAPNLSGDAPRELNVQGHLVSPPFVESHIHLDSALTAGEPRFNQSGTLFEGIEIWGERKPKLTREDVKHRAMATLKQLASQGVLFVRTHVDVSTPDLTALQALLEVREAVQEWVTLQVVAFPQDGIYGAVQTEELLEEALKLGADVVGGIPHYELTREDGVQSVHRIFELAQQYDRLIDLHCDEIDDDQSRFLEVVAACAIRSGLGERVTASHTTAFGSYNNAYANKLMGFLRRSQINVVANPLINITLQGRTDTYPKRRGITRVKELWQNGLNVSLGQDCIQDPWYNLGTGNMLDVAYMALHVCQMTGLEEINACYDMVTTHGAKTLQIEPDYGLEIGKPANLIIFQAKSKFEVLCHRPPVRYVIARGRLLAQTQPSVTTWELDD from the coding sequence ATGGTAGAAGGCGATCGCTTAATTTTGCGGGACTGTCGCTTATTAACTGGGGAACGGGTCGATATTCAGGTGGAACAGGGAACGATCGCGGCGATCGCCCCCAATCTCTCCGGGGATGCCCCTCGGGAACTGAATGTTCAGGGTCACCTGGTTAGTCCTCCCTTTGTCGAATCTCACATTCATTTAGATTCCGCCTTAACGGCTGGAGAACCCCGGTTTAATCAAAGCGGTACGTTATTTGAGGGGATTGAAATTTGGGGGGAACGTAAGCCCAAATTGACCCGGGAGGATGTCAAGCACCGGGCAATGGCTACTTTGAAACAATTGGCATCCCAGGGGGTGTTATTCGTTCGCACCCATGTGGATGTGAGTACCCCAGACCTTACAGCCTTACAAGCACTATTAGAAGTGAGAGAGGCGGTTCAAGAATGGGTCACGTTGCAAGTGGTGGCATTTCCCCAAGATGGCATTTATGGAGCGGTTCAGACGGAAGAATTGCTGGAAGAAGCGTTAAAACTGGGTGCGGATGTGGTGGGGGGAATTCCCCATTATGAATTGACCCGGGAGGATGGGGTGCAGTCGGTTCATCGCATCTTTGAATTGGCGCAACAATATGACCGGCTCATTGATCTGCACTGCGATGAAATTGATGATGACCAGTCGCGCTTTTTGGAAGTGGTGGCCGCTTGTGCCATTCGCAGTGGTTTAGGTGAGCGAGTTACCGCTTCTCATACCACGGCTTTTGGGTCTTATAATAATGCTTATGCGAATAAATTGATGGGATTTTTGAGGCGATCGCAAATTAACGTTGTGGCGAATCCCTTAATTAATATTACCCTCCAAGGACGGACCGATACCTATCCTAAACGGCGCGGTATCACCCGAGTCAAAGAATTATGGCAAAATGGTTTAAATGTTTCTTTAGGACAGGATTGTATTCAGGACCCCTGGTACAATTTAGGGACCGGAAATATGCTCGATGTGGCTTATATGGCGCTTCATGTTTGCCAGATGACTGGACTTGAGGAAATCAATGCCTGTTATGATATGGTGACGACTCACGGGGCAAAAACCCTTCAAATCGAACCGGATTATGGTTTGGAAATTGGCAAACCGGCCAATTTAATTATCTTTCAAGCAAAGAGTAAATTTGAGGTTTTGTGCCATCGTCCTCCGGTGAGATATGTGATAGCGCGAGGCAGATTACTCGCGCAAACCCAACCGTCTGTCACCACTTGGGAACTGGACGATTGA